In Kitasatospora gansuensis, a genomic segment contains:
- a CDS encoding SGNH/GDSL hydrolase family protein, translating to MRPARAVSVATTAILLTLTTLFVAPSASAASARYVALGDSYSAGVGAGSYTSESGNCKRSTNAYPYLWKNANAPASFAFTACSGARTGDVLNSQMGPLDGSTTLVSLTVGGNDAGFASTMQTCVLNSESACLTAVANAKAYATNTLPGLLDNLYTQIHTKAPNAHVVVMGYPHLYKVGGSCIFGIGDTKRAAINSAADVLDDVIAKRVANAGFTYQDVRGRFTGHEICASGTIWLNSTVLPVDESYHPKAAGQSGGYLPAFTAGV from the coding sequence GTGCGCCCTGCCCGTGCCGTGTCCGTCGCCACCACGGCGATCCTGCTCACCCTGACCACCCTCTTCGTGGCCCCCTCGGCCAGCGCCGCCTCGGCCCGCTACGTCGCGCTGGGCGACTCCTACTCCGCCGGAGTGGGGGCGGGCAGCTACACCAGCGAGAGCGGCAACTGCAAGCGCAGCACCAACGCCTATCCGTACCTGTGGAAGAACGCCAACGCGCCCGCCTCCTTCGCGTTCACCGCCTGTTCGGGCGCGCGGACGGGCGACGTGCTGAACAGTCAGATGGGCCCGCTGGACGGCTCGACCACGCTGGTCAGCCTCACCGTCGGCGGCAACGACGCGGGATTCGCCAGCACCATGCAGACCTGTGTACTGAACAGCGAGAGCGCGTGTCTGACGGCGGTCGCCAACGCCAAGGCGTACGCGACCAACACCTTGCCCGGCCTGCTCGACAACCTCTACACGCAGATCCACACGAAGGCGCCCAACGCCCATGTGGTGGTGATGGGTTACCCGCACCTCTACAAGGTCGGCGGGAGCTGCATCTTCGGGATCGGCGACACCAAGCGGGCCGCCATCAACAGCGCGGCGGACGTGCTGGACGACGTCATCGCCAAGCGGGTGGCCAACGCCGGCTTCACCTACCAGGACGTCAGAGGCCGGTTCACCGGCCACGAGATCTGCGCCAGCGGCACGATCTGGCTGAACAGCACCGTGCTGCCGGTGGACGAGAGCTACCACCCCAAGGCGGCCGGCCAGTCGGGCGGCTACCTGCC
- a CDS encoding exonuclease SbcCD subunit D, producing MRLLHTSDWHLGRSFHRENLIAAQRAFLDHLVAVVREQGVEAVLVAGDVYDRALPGLDAVELFDDVLHRLAELGVPTVFISGNHDSARRLGVAAGLIGRSGIHLRTDPGAVAAPVLLADEHGPVAVYGLPYLEPALTRERFGLAKGGHEQVLGAAMDQVRADLTTRPAGTRAVVLAHAFVTGGEVSDSERDLTVGGVASVPSAVFDGVHYAALGHLHGSQTIAPHLRYSGSPIAYSFSEADHRKTMWLVDLAADGSVAAERIDCPVPRPLARLRGRLDELLTEERYARHEAAWVQATLTDPARPANPMEQLRKRFPHTLQLLFEPDLVPGDRQESYAARVSGRTDLEVAEGFVRHVRPGTEPDETERAWLRTAFETVREQGDRKAELPR from the coding sequence GTGCGGCTGCTGCACACCTCGGACTGGCACCTGGGCCGGTCGTTCCACCGGGAGAACCTGATCGCCGCGCAGCGCGCCTTCCTCGACCACCTGGTCGCGGTGGTCCGCGAGCAGGGCGTCGAGGCGGTGCTGGTCGCCGGTGACGTCTACGACCGCGCGCTCCCCGGGCTCGACGCGGTCGAGCTCTTCGACGACGTGCTGCACCGGCTCGCCGAGCTCGGCGTGCCCACCGTCTTCATCAGCGGCAACCACGACTCGGCCCGCCGCCTCGGCGTCGCGGCCGGTCTGATCGGCCGGTCCGGCATCCACCTGCGGACGGATCCCGGCGCCGTCGCCGCCCCGGTGCTGCTCGCGGACGAGCACGGTCCGGTCGCCGTCTACGGCCTGCCCTACCTGGAGCCCGCGCTGACCCGGGAGCGGTTCGGCCTGGCCAAGGGCGGCCACGAGCAGGTGCTCGGCGCGGCGATGGACCAGGTCAGGGCCGATCTGACGACCCGTCCGGCGGGCACCAGGGCGGTCGTGCTGGCGCACGCCTTCGTGACCGGCGGCGAGGTCAGCGACAGCGAGCGGGACCTCACCGTCGGCGGGGTGGCGAGCGTGCCGTCCGCCGTCTTCGACGGGGTGCACTACGCCGCCCTGGGCCACCTGCACGGCAGCCAGACGATCGCCCCGCACCTGCGCTACAGCGGCTCCCCGATCGCCTACTCGTTCTCCGAGGCGGACCACCGCAAGACCATGTGGCTGGTCGACCTGGCCGCCGACGGCTCGGTCGCGGCGGAGCGGATCGACTGCCCGGTGCCCCGGCCGCTGGCCCGCCTGCGCGGCCGGCTGGACGAGCTGCTGACCGAGGAGAGGTACGCCCGGCACGAGGCCGCCTGGGTGCAGGCCACCCTGACCGACCCGGCCCGGCCCGCCAACCCGATGGAGCAGCTCCGCAAACGCTTCCCGCACACCCTCCAGCTGCTCTTCGAGCCCGACCTCGTCCCCGGCGACCGGCAGGAGTCGTACGCCGCCCGGGTCAGCGGCCGGACGGACCTGGAGGTCGCCGAGGGCTTCGTCCGGCACGTCCGCCCGGGGACGGAGCCGGACGAGACCGAGCGGGCCTGGCTGCGGACGGCGTTCGAGACCGTCCGCGAGCAGGGCGACCGGAAGGCGGAGCTGCCGCGATGA